In Deltaproteobacteria bacterium, the following proteins share a genomic window:
- a CDS encoding gamma-glutamyl-gamma-aminobutyrate hydrolase family protein: MRPVIGITCSRLVGGAWGLYSPGHMMDYTFDEYSRAVLESGGCPVLLPTPQTKDTIKVILDCLSGLIISGGPDVHPRFYREQPLAGLGDLDEELDRTELAWARGAIARDLPVFCICRGIQVLNVSLGGSLYQDISKQVPEAIDHQQKAAKWINTHTIEVEKEGILYGMFRKHSVWVNGKHHQALKDVAPGLEIEARAPDGIVEAVRLRGKRFVLGVQWHPEGTFQNDIHSRKLFQSFVDVCREYLPEKAPSNEA, encoded by the coding sequence ATGCGACCTGTCATTGGAATCACCTGTTCCAGACTTGTAGGTGGGGCATGGGGCCTGTATTCTCCCGGCCATATGATGGATTACACCTTTGATGAATACAGCCGGGCGGTACTGGAAAGCGGCGGCTGCCCGGTCCTCCTGCCGACCCCCCAGACCAAGGATACAATTAAGGTGATTCTTGACTGCCTGTCAGGGTTGATTATCAGCGGCGGCCCGGATGTGCACCCCCGGTTTTATCGGGAACAACCCCTTGCCGGTCTGGGTGATCTGGATGAAGAGCTGGATCGAACGGAACTTGCCTGGGCCCGTGGGGCAATTGCCAGGGACCTACCGGTCTTTTGCATTTGCCGGGGCATACAGGTCCTGAACGTGAGCCTTGGCGGAAGCCTCTATCAGGATATTTCGAAGCAGGTCCCCGAAGCGATAGACCACCAGCAGAAGGCGGCCAAATGGATCAATACCCACACCATCGAGGTGGAGAAAGAAGGTATCCTTTATGGTATGTTCCGGAAGCATTCCGTCTGGGTAAACGGCAAACATCATCAGGCCTTAAAGGATGTGGCACCTGGCCTTGAGATCGAAGCCCGGGCGCCGGATGGAATCGTGGAGGCCGTGCGCCTTCGAGGAAAGCGCTTTGTGCTGGGAGTCCAGTGGCACCCTGAAGGGACCTTTCAAAACGATATTCATT